From the genome of Triticum aestivum cultivar Chinese Spring chromosome 3B, IWGSC CS RefSeq v2.1, whole genome shotgun sequence, one region includes:
- the LOC123065670 gene encoding transcription repressor OFP1 produces MRWWGLKTKQQQLLPQDQAHEESKSGKGKAAFSPLTWFSKLTAKHNAAASSKPKKHAAPEAKSSGGGFHEGATPSPASRSSPPDTLSPAAADIVPRRLSVGNDDAEAEATAARQLSRRRHYSVGGDRDLPPLSHLSAFSRAASSPQCVLATAPTPVLTLPSDTDEEKRPRSHQRRRRGSGRRSFSGRTTPGARLAAVRVRSPRCTVVAVSGLERFAVVRRTSDPQREFRNSMVEMITSKRIGRPEELETLLACYLALNAEEHHDCIVKVFRQVWFELNPARIATVTSRPRS; encoded by the coding sequence ATGAGGTGGTGGGGGCTGAAAACtaagcagcagcagctgctgccaCAAGACCAGGCGCATGAAGAGAGCAAGAGCGGCAAGGGCAAGGCGGCCTTCTCGCCGCTCACATGGTTCTCCAAGCTCACGGCTAAGCACAATGCCGCTGCTTCCTCTAAGCCCAAGAAGCATGCCGCGCCTGAGGCCAAGAGCTCCGGCGGCGGCTTCCACGAGGGCGCGACCCCGAGCCCGGCATCGCGGAGCAGCCCGCCAGATACTTTGTCACCCGCAGCCGCCGATATCGTGCCGCGTCGTCTCTCCGTCGGCAACGATGACGCCGAGGCTGAGGCCACGGCCGCGCGCCAGCTCTCCCGCCGACGCCACTACTCCGTCGGGGGCGATCGCGATCTCCCGCCGCTCAGCCACCTCAGCGCGTTCTCCCGCGCTGCTTCCTCGCCGCAGTGTGTGCTGGCGACGGCGCCGACCCCGGTGCTGACGCTGCCGTCCGACACGGACGAAGAAAAGCGGCCTCGGAGCCACCAGCGCCGACGCCGAGGAAGCGGGCGGCGGTCCTTCTCCGGAAGGACTACGCCGGGCGCGAGGCTGGCAGCGGTGCGCGTCCGTTCGCCGCGGTGCACCGTGGTGGCCGTGTCGGGGCTTGAGAGGTTCGCGGTGGTGCGGCGGACGAGCGACCCGCAGCGGGAGTTCCGCAACTCGATGGTGGAGATGATAACGAGCAAGCGCATCGGGCGGCCGGAGGAGCTGGAGACGCTCCTGGCGTGCTACCTGGCGCTAAACGCCGAGGAGCACCACGACTGCATCGTCAAGGTGTTCCGCCAGGTCTGGTTTGAGCTCAACCCCGCCCGCATTGCTACCGTCACCAGCCGGCCACGCAGCTGA